One segment of Streptomyces sp. NA02950 DNA contains the following:
- a CDS encoding amino acid synthesis family protein has protein sequence MPDPNFAGYHIRKWYTQIEDTLANETGTLADGEPVRKIVIAAAVHNPYAGRFSENLDLIIADSPKLGEEFGRRITEVAAGRPIESYGKACLVGTNGEYEHGNAFLTAVFAHPVRDAVGGGKSWVPSTGKRGAPGTAIDVPLAHKDALYVRSHYDTVTLTFTDTPDPDEVVVIFAFATRGRLHARLGGIKADEIQGQDGLH, from the coding sequence ATGCCCGACCCGAACTTCGCCGGATACCACATCCGCAAGTGGTACACCCAGATCGAGGACACCCTCGCCAACGAAACCGGAACGCTCGCGGACGGTGAACCGGTTCGGAAGATCGTCATCGCCGCCGCCGTCCACAACCCGTACGCCGGCCGGTTCAGCGAGAACCTGGACTTGATCATCGCCGACTCGCCCAAGCTCGGCGAGGAGTTCGGCCGACGGATCACCGAAGTCGCAGCGGGACGGCCGATCGAGAGCTACGGCAAGGCCTGCCTCGTCGGCACCAACGGCGAGTACGAACACGGAAACGCGTTCCTCACCGCCGTCTTCGCACACCCGGTGCGCGACGCCGTCGGCGGAGGCAAGTCCTGGGTCCCCTCAACCGGCAAGCGGGGGGCACCGGGCACGGCCATCGACGTACCACTGGCGCACAAGGATGCGCTGTACGTCCGCTCGCACTACGACACGGTCACCTTGACCTTCACGGACACCCCGGACCCGGACGAGGTCGTCGTCATTTTCGCCTTCGCCACACGTGGCCGGCTGCACGCGCGGCTGGGCGGGATCAAGGCCGACGAGATCCAGGGGCAGGACGGGCTGCACTGA
- a CDS encoding aldehyde dehydrogenase family protein: protein MVARSEAEQLVRTVPTEPYYAGGWDSSRGADTFDVIDPVTERRLATVVAAGAADVDGAVSFARSALDDGAWGRTDGTARGYMLNRLADLIEERTEVFATLESLDIGKPGFESRAIDLPQTVHAFRYFAGWADKVEGRSIPTSAYMGRPTHSYTVREPVGVVAAITPWNSPTMIGAWKIAPALAAGCAVVLKPPEDAPLTSLLLASLIEEAGFPAGAFSVLPGRGAVTGQLLIDHPGVDKISFTGSPETGYKVALAAAKGFRRTTLELGGKSPQIVYADADLDEAARGVGIGIFANQGEVCAAGSRILVARAVYDEFVELLVDQARNVKLGDPFDEGTTMGALINERHVDRVSRYIASGLDDGARLLVGGHRPERKGYFIEPTLFAEASNSMTIARQEIFGPVGTIIAFDSDEEAVALANDSDYALAATLWTCDVSRAHVVARRMKAGAVAINGWSPLDPRLPWGGFKLSGQGRELGWSGIEANTEEKAVTAVLSYPLPR, encoded by the coding sequence ATGGTAGCGCGCAGCGAGGCCGAACAGCTGGTCAGGACGGTCCCCACCGAGCCGTACTACGCCGGAGGATGGGACAGCAGTCGGGGTGCGGACACGTTCGACGTGATCGACCCGGTAACCGAAAGACGACTCGCCACTGTGGTGGCAGCGGGGGCAGCCGATGTCGATGGCGCCGTCTCCTTCGCCCGGTCAGCCCTCGACGACGGGGCGTGGGGCCGGACGGACGGAACCGCCAGGGGGTACATGCTGAACCGCCTGGCCGATCTGATCGAGGAGCGGACCGAGGTGTTCGCGACGCTGGAGTCGCTGGATATCGGCAAACCCGGCTTCGAGTCGCGCGCCATCGATCTGCCTCAGACGGTCCATGCCTTCCGGTACTTCGCCGGGTGGGCGGACAAGGTGGAGGGTCGCTCCATCCCGACGTCCGCCTACATGGGTAGACCCACGCACAGCTACACAGTACGCGAACCGGTCGGAGTCGTCGCGGCCATCACGCCGTGGAATTCACCGACCATGATCGGAGCGTGGAAGATCGCGCCGGCGCTTGCCGCGGGCTGTGCCGTCGTCCTGAAGCCTCCGGAGGACGCCCCCCTGACTTCTCTGCTGCTTGCGTCACTCATCGAAGAGGCGGGATTTCCGGCGGGAGCATTCAGCGTCCTTCCCGGGCGTGGGGCGGTGACAGGCCAATTGCTCATTGACCACCCCGGGGTAGACAAGATCTCTTTTACGGGAAGTCCCGAAACGGGATACAAGGTGGCCCTTGCTGCAGCCAAGGGATTCCGCCGCACCACTTTGGAACTCGGCGGAAAGAGTCCGCAGATCGTCTATGCGGATGCCGACCTGGACGAGGCAGCGCGGGGGGTGGGAATCGGAATCTTCGCCAACCAGGGCGAGGTGTGTGCAGCGGGCAGCCGGATCCTCGTCGCCCGCGCCGTGTACGACGAATTCGTCGAGCTCCTGGTGGACCAGGCACGCAACGTCAAGCTCGGGGATCCCTTCGATGAAGGCACGACGATGGGCGCTTTGATCAACGAGCGCCATGTCGATCGCGTGTCCCGGTACATTGCTTCGGGCCTGGACGACGGAGCCCGCCTGCTCGTGGGTGGCCATCGACCGGAGCGCAAGGGTTACTTCATCGAACCGACACTCTTCGCCGAAGCCAGTAATTCGATGACGATTGCCCGCCAGGAGATCTTCGGCCCGGTGGGCACGATCATCGCATTCGACTCCGACGAGGAAGCGGTCGCGCTGGCGAACGATAGCGATTATGCGCTGGCGGCCACGCTGTGGACGTGCGATGTGAGCAGGGCGCATGTTGTGGCACGCCGAATGAAAGCCGGTGCTGTCGCGATCAATGGTTGGTCTCCGCTCGACCCTCGCCTGCCATGGGGCGGTTTCAAGCTCAGCGGCCAGGGCCGGGAATTGGGCTGGTCGGGAATCGAAGCGAATACCGAGGAGAAGGCGGTCACGGCTGTTCTCTCGTATCCGCTTCCCAGGTGA
- a CDS encoding bifunctional 3-(3-hydroxy-phenyl)propionate/3-hydroxycinnamic acid hydroxylase: MSASTEIRTQVAIVGAGPCGTTVANYLGLYGIETLLIDRSTDIVEYPRAVGMDDESLRSFQGIGLADDMLADMLQNIPLKMFGADGRCFAHIRPSTREFGWPRRNMFMQQLAEGTLRKGLERYPQVRPLYGHELVRLEQDGNEVRLHVTGPDGEKVLVRAEYVVAADGGRSTIRTQLGIPLVGDTHPRKWVVIECDNDPLDAPYTGLHCDPKRPYVCLDLPYNHRRWEFMLFPGEDAEGMIQPDGVRELLTGHVPDPAALNIIRARVYTHHSRVASRFVEGRICLVGDAAHLMPPWAGQGLNTGIRDATNVAWKLAAAVTGRAHPRILSTYDTERREHARAMVDLSDTLGKVLSPTNSWLARTRDALLHSLTVAPPVRDWLLQMRFKPMPLYRQGIVLHHGQKDAQKTSVGRMLIQPKVEAADGQTALLDETLGKWFALVGYGTDPLVHLDPGSRAFWDSIGTHYVSVVESRSGRASGQRLDSGTDTLVVEDIDGSLRDWFAQQPGTVAVIRPDRYVAAVTEPLGLTSATADLERLLAPRMRGAS; encoded by the coding sequence ATGAGCGCATCCACCGAAATCCGCACACAGGTGGCGATCGTCGGTGCCGGACCGTGCGGCACCACAGTCGCCAACTACCTGGGGCTGTACGGGATCGAGACCCTGCTCATCGACCGCAGCACCGACATCGTCGAATACCCCCGCGCCGTTGGCATGGACGACGAGAGCCTGCGCAGCTTCCAGGGCATCGGCCTTGCCGACGACATGCTTGCCGACATGCTCCAGAACATCCCGCTGAAGATGTTCGGGGCGGACGGCCGCTGCTTTGCCCATATCCGGCCCTCCACCCGGGAGTTCGGCTGGCCACGGCGCAACATGTTCATGCAGCAGCTCGCTGAGGGCACGTTGCGCAAAGGGCTTGAACGCTACCCGCAGGTGCGCCCACTCTATGGGCACGAACTCGTTCGGCTGGAGCAGGACGGCAACGAAGTACGCCTGCATGTCACGGGGCCCGACGGCGAGAAGGTGCTCGTCCGCGCCGAGTACGTGGTCGCCGCCGATGGGGGACGCAGTACGATCCGCACCCAGTTGGGCATCCCCTTGGTCGGCGACACCCACCCGCGCAAGTGGGTAGTGATCGAGTGCGACAACGACCCGCTGGACGCCCCCTACACCGGTCTGCACTGCGACCCGAAACGGCCATACGTCTGTCTGGACCTGCCCTACAACCACCGCCGTTGGGAGTTCATGCTCTTCCCCGGTGAGGACGCCGAGGGCATGATCCAGCCGGACGGAGTGCGCGAGCTGCTCACCGGCCACGTGCCGGACCCGGCTGCCCTCAACATCATCCGAGCCAGGGTCTACACCCATCACTCCCGTGTGGCGAGCCGCTTCGTGGAGGGCCGGATATGCCTCGTAGGAGACGCCGCCCATCTCATGCCGCCATGGGCCGGCCAGGGCCTTAACACCGGGATCCGCGACGCCACCAACGTGGCCTGGAAACTGGCCGCCGCGGTCACCGGACGCGCACACCCCCGAATCCTCTCCACCTACGACACCGAGCGACGCGAGCACGCCCGAGCAATGGTGGACCTGTCCGATACCTTGGGCAAGGTTCTGTCCCCGACGAACAGCTGGCTGGCGCGCACTCGCGACGCCCTGCTGCACAGCCTCACCGTCGCGCCCCCCGTACGCGACTGGCTCCTGCAGATGCGCTTCAAGCCGATGCCCCTGTACCGCCAGGGAATCGTACTGCACCACGGGCAGAAGGACGCGCAGAAGACCTCGGTGGGACGCATGCTGATCCAGCCGAAGGTCGAGGCCGCCGACGGGCAGACCGCCCTGCTGGACGAGACGCTTGGCAAGTGGTTCGCACTCGTCGGCTACGGCACCGACCCGCTCGTCCATCTCGACCCTGGTTCCCGTGCCTTTTGGGACAGCATCGGCACGCACTACGTGAGCGTGGTGGAATCCCGCTCCGGCCGCGCATCCGGCCAGCGTCTCGACTCCGGCACCGACACGCTGGTGGTGGAGGACATCGACGGCTCGCTCCGCGACTGGTTCGCGCAGCAGCCGGGCACGGTCGCCGTGATCCGCCCCGACCGTTACGTGGCAGCGGTGACCGAGCCCCTCGGGCTCACCTCTGCCACGGCCGACCTGGAACGGTTGCTCGCCCCCCGCATGCGAGGTGCGTCGTGA
- a CDS encoding primary-amine oxidase — translation MTTPDATPHPYDPLSAQEIEQAVDVVRASQSHRRAIRFPLVRLDLPDKGAVRAYDPSSPVPRVAFLVVYDRDAGATFEARVDLGDNTLASWEHVPGVQPAIMIEELLALDEIVKNDPAAVDALVRHGVEDLSQVQFDPWSTGTLPIEGVDARRRVIRASAYVRHFKEDNGYARPVGNLVFVIDCDTRSVATIIEGDPVPLPPESGNYDVESVGPLRDDLRLIEITQPEGPSFMVSGNIIEWQRWRLHAHVDVVEGLVISDVSYQDGGRRRSIVHRASISEMVVPYGDTSDDFYFRNVFDAGEYNLGKTVGSLSLGCDCLGEIRYLDAVLADESGTPHTISNAICLHEEDYGILWKHWDFRYVEQAEVRRSRRLVVSSIHTIGNYEYGFFWYFYLDGTIQFEAKLTGIVQTRAVAPGLKPEYGALVAPQLDAPNHQHLFNMRLDMEVDGPRNTVVEIDAVGLPTSSENPYGNAIVARRTPITNERDGRRMCDPLTARTWKIINPDVRNRFDEPVGYKLVPFVGPTLLAAPESDLARRAEFARAHLWVTRYDPVELHAAGDYPNQHAGDGIGNWVKQERDLENTDIVLWHTFGTSHLPRPEDWPIMPCEYVGFSLKPVGFFDRNPSLDVPPLPGRPAMHCHPAPHQSELGDE, via the coding sequence ATGACCACGCCGGATGCAACGCCACATCCGTACGATCCGTTGAGTGCCCAGGAGATAGAACAGGCCGTCGACGTAGTTCGTGCGAGTCAGTCCCACCGGAGGGCGATCAGGTTCCCCCTGGTACGCCTGGACCTCCCGGACAAGGGCGCGGTGCGCGCGTACGATCCTTCGAGCCCTGTTCCTCGCGTGGCCTTTCTGGTCGTGTACGACCGCGATGCAGGAGCCACGTTTGAGGCGCGGGTGGACCTCGGTGACAACACCCTGGCTTCTTGGGAACACGTTCCCGGGGTGCAGCCGGCGATCATGATCGAGGAACTGCTCGCGCTTGACGAGATAGTGAAGAACGACCCCGCAGCGGTCGATGCCCTGGTCCGCCATGGAGTCGAGGATCTTTCCCAGGTGCAGTTCGACCCGTGGTCGACAGGCACCCTGCCGATTGAAGGGGTGGACGCGCGGCGACGCGTCATCCGGGCGAGTGCCTACGTCCGACACTTCAAGGAGGACAACGGCTATGCGAGGCCGGTCGGAAACCTCGTGTTCGTCATCGACTGCGACACCCGTTCGGTCGCCACGATCATCGAAGGGGACCCCGTACCGCTTCCGCCAGAGAGCGGCAACTACGACGTGGAAAGCGTCGGGCCACTGCGGGACGACCTCCGCCTGATCGAGATCACGCAACCCGAAGGCCCTTCGTTCATGGTGTCCGGCAACATCATCGAATGGCAGCGATGGCGGCTGCACGCCCACGTGGACGTAGTGGAAGGCCTCGTCATCAGCGATGTCTCATACCAGGACGGCGGTCGTCGCCGTTCAATCGTGCACCGGGCCAGCATCAGCGAGATGGTCGTGCCGTACGGCGACACCAGCGACGACTTCTACTTCCGGAACGTGTTCGACGCGGGTGAATACAATCTGGGAAAGACGGTGGGATCTCTGAGCCTCGGATGTGACTGCCTGGGTGAGATCCGGTACCTCGATGCGGTGCTCGCCGACGAGTCGGGCACCCCGCACACTATCTCCAACGCCATCTGTCTGCACGAAGAAGACTACGGAATCCTCTGGAAGCACTGGGACTTCCGCTACGTTGAGCAGGCGGAAGTCAGGCGCTCCCGACGCCTGGTGGTGTCCTCCATCCACACGATCGGCAACTACGAATACGGCTTCTTCTGGTACTTCTACCTCGATGGAACAATTCAGTTCGAGGCCAAACTGACCGGCATCGTCCAGACACGGGCGGTCGCGCCCGGGTTGAAGCCGGAGTACGGAGCGCTCGTAGCACCACAACTCGATGCGCCGAACCATCAGCACTTGTTCAACATGCGCTTGGACATGGAGGTGGATGGGCCGCGGAACACGGTCGTCGAGATCGATGCGGTGGGTCTGCCCACCTCGTCCGAAAATCCGTATGGTAATGCGATCGTCGCCCGCCGCACTCCGATCACCAACGAGCGTGACGGCCGCCGAATGTGTGATCCGCTCACCGCCCGTACCTGGAAGATCATCAATCCCGACGTGCGGAACCGATTCGACGAGCCCGTCGGCTACAAGCTTGTCCCGTTCGTCGGCCCAACCCTGCTCGCCGCCCCCGAAAGCGACCTGGCGCGCCGCGCAGAGTTCGCCCGGGCCCACCTGTGGGTGACGCGATATGACCCGGTCGAGTTGCACGCGGCCGGCGATTATCCGAACCAGCACGCTGGCGACGGGATCGGGAACTGGGTCAAGCAGGAACGCGATCTGGAGAACACGGACATCGTGCTATGGCACACCTTCGGAACATCGCATCTGCCGCGTCCGGAGGACTGGCCCATCATGCCGTGTGAGTACGTCGGATTCTCGCTCAAGCCAGTGGGCTTCTTCGACCGTAATCCGTCGTTGGATGTTCCGCCCCTGCCGGGCCGGCCCGCCATGCACTGCCACCCAGCGCCGCACCAGAGCGAGCTAGGCGACGAGTGA
- a CDS encoding NIPSNAP family protein has protein sequence MIVEEREYLLKPGATARYTRLWAQFGREPQTRILGDLLGFYTTETGELNTLIYLWRYDSHEDRARKRAELASDADFAVFRSQVRDLLVRQSSRILTPALPT, from the coding sequence GTGATCGTCGAGGAACGCGAGTACCTGCTCAAGCCGGGCGCGACAGCCCGGTACACCCGCCTCTGGGCGCAGTTCGGCCGCGAACCGCAGACCCGCATCCTCGGTGATCTGCTCGGCTTCTACACAACGGAGACCGGCGAGCTCAACACGCTGATCTACCTCTGGCGCTACGACAGTCACGAGGACCGGGCGCGAAAACGTGCCGAACTCGCCTCCGACGCTGACTTCGCCGTTTTCCGCAGCCAGGTCAGGGACCTGCTCGTCCGCCAGTCGAGCCGCATCCTCACACCGGCACTACCGACCTGA
- a CDS encoding SpoIIE family protein phosphatase translates to MVSGSDFRSALRDGWSGELAIQHRDGRLLKLPAEVRALFRQGNNDWLLTLASDWNNRQTPAAELPVLEWMFTDSPVAITTYDSDLRCVRQNPAMNRIVGMSSDVRPWRQFGDVLTSPDTDEWERLLREVLESGTPTATLTIRGRTPTDPDHGHVFTATASPLHDPTGNVVGVCATVRDITDEHGRQERLAILNDASTRIGSTLDVQRTAQELADVVIPRLADFISVDLLEPLLRGEEPGPVTRRAELRRITHLSVRAGTPEAAVEVGEVDYLPWHSPPARCLATGRPLLLRSTDSHTSHWFTEDPHRAEKAARYGFHSLMFIPIQARGVPLGVALFCRSWPTEPFEQTDVDLAEELITRAAISLDNARRFTRERTAALALQRSLLPGRLPQRPTLEVASRYLPAMSHYGVGGDWFDVIPLSGARVALVVGDVVGHGIHASATMGRLRTAIRSLADVDLPPDELLTHLDDLVTQLGDEEPFGPRQSGASDMCATALYAIYDPVSGKASLASAGHPPPAVMLPGGRAEFLDVSPGPPLGLGCLPFEVRDIQLPEGSEIALYTDGLISHRNLDADERLEHLRSSLCKSAASLQDRCDNVLGDLLPDHPPDDVALLIARTHTLGDDRVAVLNVPADPAFVAQARSWATDWLGTWGLETLGFVTELVVSELVTNAIRYGASPIQLRLIKDTTLICEVSDASSTAPHLRRARLFDEGGRGLLLIAQVTQRWGTRHTRNGKIIWCEQSLAAEDEFDLVTAMSAK, encoded by the coding sequence ATGGTTTCCGGAAGTGACTTCCGTTCCGCACTGCGGGACGGATGGAGCGGCGAGCTGGCCATACAGCACCGTGACGGGCGCCTTCTGAAGTTGCCTGCCGAGGTACGTGCTCTTTTCCGGCAAGGGAACAATGACTGGCTGCTCACCCTCGCGAGCGACTGGAACAACCGACAGACACCGGCGGCTGAGCTGCCCGTGCTTGAGTGGATGTTCACCGATTCGCCGGTCGCCATTACAACCTATGACTCGGATTTGCGCTGTGTGCGACAGAACCCAGCCATGAACCGCATCGTCGGAATGTCCTCGGACGTCAGACCGTGGCGTCAGTTCGGAGACGTTCTGACCAGCCCGGACACCGACGAGTGGGAGAGACTCCTGCGGGAAGTACTGGAGAGCGGCACCCCGACAGCCACCCTCACCATCCGCGGGCGCACGCCGACGGATCCGGACCACGGCCACGTCTTCACCGCCACGGCTTCTCCCCTGCACGACCCGACAGGGAACGTGGTGGGCGTCTGTGCCACCGTTCGGGATATCACCGACGAGCATGGCCGCCAGGAGCGGCTGGCCATCCTGAACGACGCCAGCACCCGCATCGGCAGCACACTGGATGTACAGAGAACCGCCCAGGAACTGGCCGACGTCGTCATTCCCCGCCTCGCCGACTTCATCAGCGTGGATCTGCTCGAACCATTGCTCCGCGGCGAAGAACCCGGCCCGGTCACCCGCAGGGCCGAACTTCGCCGGATAACGCATCTGTCTGTGCGCGCGGGCACCCCGGAGGCGGCGGTCGAGGTGGGTGAGGTCGACTACCTGCCCTGGCACTCGCCTCCTGCCCGTTGCCTGGCCACAGGTCGCCCCCTGCTGCTTCGCAGCACGGACTCCCACACCTCTCACTGGTTCACCGAAGATCCACATCGCGCCGAGAAGGCGGCCCGCTACGGATTCCACTCGTTGATGTTCATCCCTATCCAAGCCCGCGGAGTGCCCCTGGGCGTCGCGCTCTTCTGTCGGTCATGGCCTACCGAGCCGTTCGAGCAGACAGACGTGGATCTCGCAGAGGAACTGATCACACGCGCTGCGATCTCACTGGACAACGCCCGCCGCTTCACCCGCGAGCGCACCGCAGCCCTGGCGCTTCAGCGCAGCCTCCTCCCCGGACGTCTGCCCCAGCGGCCCACCTTGGAGGTTGCCAGTCGCTACCTGCCAGCTATGTCCCATTACGGGGTCGGAGGGGACTGGTTCGATGTGATACCCCTGTCGGGAGCGAGGGTCGCTCTGGTGGTGGGAGACGTGGTCGGCCACGGCATCCATGCCTCGGCCACGATGGGCCGCCTGCGTACGGCGATCCGTTCCCTGGCCGATGTGGACCTCCCCCCGGACGAACTCCTGACCCATCTGGATGATCTCGTCACCCAACTGGGCGACGAGGAGCCCTTCGGACCCCGGCAGTCAGGTGCCTCAGACATGTGTGCCACGGCCCTTTATGCGATATACGACCCGGTCTCGGGCAAGGCCTCGCTCGCCAGCGCCGGCCATCCACCTCCAGCGGTCATGCTCCCGGGGGGCCGCGCCGAGTTCCTGGACGTCTCGCCAGGCCCGCCGCTCGGTCTGGGGTGCCTGCCGTTCGAGGTGCGCGATATTCAGCTTCCTGAAGGCAGCGAGATCGCCCTGTACACCGATGGGCTGATCAGCCACCGCAATCTGGATGCCGACGAGAGGCTCGAGCACCTCCGGAGCTCTCTCTGCAAATCTGCCGCATCGCTGCAGGACCGCTGCGACAACGTGCTCGGCGATCTGCTGCCCGACCACCCACCCGACGACGTCGCTCTGCTGATCGCCCGCACCCATACCCTCGGCGATGACCGGGTGGCCGTCCTGAACGTACCGGCGGACCCGGCCTTCGTCGCCCAGGCCCGGTCATGGGCGACCGACTGGCTGGGCACCTGGGGACTGGAGACATTGGGTTTCGTCACGGAGCTCGTGGTGAGCGAGCTCGTGACCAACGCCATCCGGTACGGCGCCTCGCCCATTCAGCTGCGTCTGATCAAGGACACGACCCTGATCTGCGAGGTGAGCGACGCCAGCAGCACGGCCCCGCATCTGCGCCGCGCCCGGCTCTTCGACGAAGGCGGCCGCGGCCTGCTCCTCATTGCCCAGGTGACCCAGCGATGGGGTACTCGGCACACCCGGAACGGCAAGATCATCTGGTGCGAGCAGAGCCTCGCCGCCGAGGACGAGTTCGATCTCGTCACGGCCATGTCCGCGAAATAG
- a CDS encoding IclR family transcriptional regulator has translation MAVSGGETSQTLDRGLTVLSLLARSTNGLTAAELAEELRTARAAVYRLLRTLEAHNLVGRIDTRYVLWFGVAELAGQLKPRLQATVLPILLRLSEVTNSTALLSVADGNQALILLTAEPPRSTMHLAMREGARHALTLGADGIAILAGRPESEEDPEDVRLARSRGYALSIGSLQEGAMGIAAPIRVSDWATASLGVVQLGVRLEDDQVPLVVTEAAREAATRLGGKSGPEAVAQNQTPTQ, from the coding sequence GTGGCGGTATCCGGTGGGGAAACGTCCCAGACACTCGACCGTGGCCTGACCGTGTTGTCTCTGCTCGCGCGTAGCACCAACGGTCTTACGGCAGCTGAGCTCGCCGAGGAACTGAGGACTGCACGCGCAGCGGTCTACCGCCTTCTTCGTACCCTCGAAGCTCACAACCTCGTCGGCCGCATCGACACGAGATATGTTCTCTGGTTCGGTGTAGCCGAGTTGGCGGGGCAGCTGAAGCCGCGGCTGCAGGCCACGGTGCTTCCCATTCTGCTCCGGCTCAGCGAGGTCACCAACAGTACGGCGCTCCTGAGCGTCGCTGACGGTAACCAGGCCCTGATCCTGCTGACCGCCGAACCGCCGCGGAGCACCATGCACCTGGCGATGCGGGAAGGCGCCCGGCATGCGCTGACCCTGGGTGCGGACGGGATCGCCATCCTGGCCGGGAGACCGGAGAGCGAGGAGGATCCCGAAGACGTCCGGTTGGCTCGTAGCCGCGGCTACGCCCTCAGCATCGGTTCGCTGCAGGAGGGAGCGATGGGGATCGCTGCTCCCATACGGGTGTCGGATTGGGCGACCGCAAGCCTTGGAGTGGTGCAACTCGGCGTCAGGCTCGAGGACGACCAGGTTCCCCTGGTGGTGACGGAGGCTGCCAGAGAGGCCGCGACGCGGTTGGGCGGCAAATCCGGTCCTGAAGCAGTCGCGCAGAACCAAACGCCGACTCAGTAG
- the wrbA gene encoding NAD(P)H:quinone oxidoreductase, whose amino-acid sequence MPTRVLVAYYSATGSVYRLAEAVAEGAESAGAEVRLRRVAELAPAEAVVSNPAWAQHRADTDSVVNAATLDDLEWADGYAFGTPTRYGAPAAQLKQFIDSAGSLWQEGKLADKPVTAFVSSAEQHGGQESTILSLNNVFYHWGAVIVPLGYTDDIVYAAGGNPYGTSWPAGFPSTPPDETTLNCARFQGARLARFSTLLVSARAEAAGQG is encoded by the coding sequence ATGCCGACACGAGTGTTGGTCGCCTACTACAGCGCTACCGGATCTGTCTACCGTCTCGCGGAGGCGGTTGCGGAAGGAGCAGAATCCGCGGGTGCCGAAGTCCGACTCCGAAGGGTAGCCGAACTCGCGCCCGCCGAAGCCGTAGTCTCCAATCCTGCATGGGCCCAGCATCGTGCGGACACCGACTCTGTCGTCAACGCGGCAACGCTCGACGATCTCGAATGGGCAGACGGATACGCGTTCGGAACGCCCACGCGCTATGGGGCACCGGCGGCACAGCTCAAGCAGTTCATCGACTCGGCCGGCAGTCTGTGGCAGGAGGGCAAACTGGCGGACAAGCCGGTGACGGCCTTCGTGTCGTCCGCTGAGCAGCACGGAGGCCAGGAGTCGACGATCCTGTCGTTGAACAACGTCTTCTACCACTGGGGAGCCGTCATCGTTCCGCTTGGCTACACGGATGACATTGTGTATGCCGCAGGCGGAAACCCCTACGGGACATCGTGGCCAGCCGGATTCCCCTCGACGCCGCCCGACGAAACCACCCTGAACTGCGCCCGTTTCCAGGGTGCCCGGCTGGCGCGATTCTCGACATTGCTCGTATCGGCCAGAGCGGAGGCCGCCGGCCAGGGGTGA
- a CDS encoding alpha/beta fold hydrolase: MTDGITGADRFTTLNGLRAHYVEWGEPSDPAIVMLHGLRSYARTFDSLAAHLARRHRVVALDARGRGDSAWDPNGDYYTPAYVSDLEQFADRLRLDRFVLLGHSMGGATAYVYAARHPERVKAAIIEDIGPGSSLTGAGAERIRREVADTPNEFPSLDAARAYWRSIRPGITTEALESRLRHTLRPGTYGRQLWKFDIAGIAAARLNRDPARQVDLWPSVEAVRCPTLVVRGSTSDFLPAATAFEMSARNPLIQTVEIPGAGHYVHDDASDAFRHTIELFLASLETAA, encoded by the coding sequence ATGACCGACGGCATCACCGGCGCCGACCGCTTCACCACGCTGAACGGTCTGCGCGCCCACTACGTCGAGTGGGGCGAACCGAGCGATCCGGCCATCGTCATGCTGCACGGCCTGCGCAGCTATGCACGTACCTTCGACTCGCTGGCCGCCCATCTGGCGAGGCGCCACCGAGTCGTGGCCCTGGACGCTCGCGGCCGCGGCGACAGCGCCTGGGACCCGAACGGGGACTACTACACCCCGGCATACGTCAGCGACCTCGAACAGTTCGCCGACCGGCTCAGGCTGGACCGCTTCGTTCTTCTAGGTCATTCCATGGGCGGCGCCACCGCATACGTATATGCGGCCCGCCACCCCGAGCGCGTCAAGGCAGCGATCATCGAAGACATCGGTCCGGGCTCGTCGCTCACGGGGGCCGGCGCCGAGCGCATCCGACGCGAGGTGGCCGACACTCCGAACGAGTTCCCCTCCCTGGACGCGGCACGCGCGTACTGGCGAAGTATCCGGCCCGGCATCACCACCGAAGCACTGGAATCCCGTCTCCGCCACACTTTGCGGCCGGGCACCTACGGCCGACAGCTCTGGAAGTTCGATATCGCCGGCATCGCCGCTGCGCGTCTCAACCGCGACCCGGCCCGCCAAGTCGACCTCTGGCCCAGCGTCGAGGCTGTGCGCTGCCCAACCTTGGTCGTCCGCGGCAGTACCTCCGACTTCCTCCCCGCCGCCACCGCCTTCGAGATGAGCGCACGCAACCCTCTCATCCAGACGGTGGAAATCCCGGGCGCCGGCCATTACGTCCACGACGACGCGTCCGACGCCTTCCGTCACACGATCGAACTGTTCCTTGCCAGCCTGGAGACCGCCGCATGA